A region from the Desulfomarina profundi genome encodes:
- a CDS encoding PP2C family protein-serine/threonine phosphatase, with product MKFRTYARNPEEEKCPVFEMHNTITVEAYCKTDPGVCRTCNEDICLVDLENSCFLVADGIGGSVGGDLAAAFMRDSAAELFADAGTVLHLEAARRIRDIFSLAHRKMKCCIETTPACMGMGCTAEVLLLSRDHFFLGHIGDSRTYRFRKSGLEQLTVDHSLVQEQLDLGIITSEQARKSRYKNVILKAVGGEVPPEIDSLHGSLRTGDIFLLCTDGLYSMVTDSEIVSVLEYDAPLAVKVEMLVDMANNAGGKDNIGVALVGLTG from the coding sequence ATGAAATTTCGTACTTATGCCAGGAATCCTGAAGAAGAAAAATGTCCGGTTTTTGAAATGCACAATACTATAACTGTAGAAGCATATTGTAAAACTGATCCGGGGGTCTGTCGTACCTGTAATGAAGATATCTGCCTGGTGGATCTTGAAAACAGCTGTTTTCTGGTTGCGGATGGTATAGGAGGGAGCGTCGGTGGAGATCTGGCCGCCGCATTCATGCGGGATTCTGCTGCGGAACTGTTTGCGGATGCAGGTACGGTTTTGCACCTGGAGGCGGCCCGGCGGATACGTGATATCTTTTCCCTGGCTCACAGGAAGATGAAATGCTGTATTGAAACCACACCGGCCTGTATGGGCATGGGGTGTACCGCGGAAGTGCTTCTTCTTTCCCGGGACCATTTCTTTCTCGGTCATATTGGGGACAGCCGGACTTACCGGTTTCGAAAGAGTGGACTGGAGCAATTGACCGTGGATCATTCCCTGGTACAGGAACAGCTGGATCTCGGGATTATTACCTCTGAGCAGGCAAGAAAGAGTCGATACAAAAATGTTATTCTCAAGGCTGTCGGTGGGGAGGTTCCGCCGGAAATTGACAGTCTCCACGGATCTCTGCGGACTGGTGATATTTTTCTTCTCTGTACAGACGGGTTGTACTCCATGGTTACGGATAGCGAAATTGTTTCAGTACTTGAATACGACGCTCCTCTGGCTGTCAAGGTGGAGATGCTTGTCGATATGGCTAATAATGCGGGAGGCAAAGACAATATTGGTGTAGCTCTCGTTGGCCTGACAGGATAA
- a CDS encoding serine/threonine-protein kinase, protein MGSNNREQFGNKYILLDLIGTGGMAEVYKCKLQGRQGFEKLIVLKKLLPHAAQDSEIVTNFINEARLAALLQHENIAQVYDFGESKGSYFIAMEYLFGKDLHNIAIRARKTKKPIGPENSLLIALKICEAMEYAHSLKDLQNQPLNIIHRDLSPHNIFITFDGKIKIIDFGIARAELRDTRTKIGVVKGKISYMSPEQLTGKEIDHRSDIFSIGILLYEMLSGKRMYSGDTATLIRKCMQVEYDTLEKITPDLPSPVYDILHKALEKDRSKRYQSCTPMIADISECLFSIIEKPNTQKLKHYIRELFRDEYNRNSSSPVQDYENGEKTEIETIISDEYSQPDNTEKTEILRRTPEHKRQMDETTANDDRFPFHFSTRGKILIAVSLLFISIFVMFRSAGDDKVLIAPAPPRPPEKTSRIRISPLPKETIVREKKEAARKNTIQDLLKKAGRAYGLKRLTKPINDSAYTYFKKVLELDPENHEAHDGIHEIGRQYHEFAKLELQAGNFEKATEFVQTGLVIIPEDRALLATQVNIKEKKNRLLADFEMKALEALEKNRLSTPEGDCAYKYYSDILRIDKDNPRALQGLRTISDRYAAQAEKALLNLNMKKARYYIRQGLLITPDHKLLLELQDDLKRSKPGIFFKSLKKDLETLLK, encoded by the coding sequence ATGGGCAGCAACAACAGGGAACAATTCGGCAATAAATATATTCTCCTCGATCTCATCGGCACCGGCGGGATGGCGGAAGTCTATAAATGTAAACTACAGGGCAGACAGGGTTTTGAAAAACTCATTGTCCTGAAAAAACTTTTGCCTCACGCCGCACAAGACTCTGAAATTGTAACAAATTTCATCAACGAAGCAAGACTCGCTGCACTCCTGCAACATGAAAACATAGCCCAGGTTTATGATTTTGGAGAGAGTAAAGGCTCCTATTTTATCGCAATGGAGTACCTCTTTGGCAAAGACCTGCACAATATTGCCATCAGGGCCAGGAAAACAAAGAAACCAATAGGCCCTGAAAACAGTCTGCTTATTGCCCTGAAAATCTGTGAAGCAATGGAGTATGCCCACTCCCTCAAAGATCTCCAGAACCAGCCGCTCAACATCATCCACAGGGATCTCAGCCCCCATAATATTTTTATTACTTTCGATGGCAAAATCAAAATCATTGATTTCGGTATTGCCAGAGCGGAACTCCGCGATACACGAACCAAAATAGGTGTGGTCAAAGGCAAGATCTCCTATATGTCTCCAGAGCAACTCACCGGCAAGGAAATAGATCACCGTTCTGATATTTTCTCTATCGGTATTCTTCTCTACGAAATGCTGTCTGGAAAACGGATGTACAGTGGTGATACGGCAACCCTTATCCGTAAATGCATGCAGGTGGAATATGACACGCTTGAAAAAATCACCCCCGACCTGCCGTCACCTGTATACGACATCCTCCACAAGGCTCTGGAAAAAGACAGGAGTAAAAGATACCAGTCATGTACACCGATGATTGCGGATATCAGTGAGTGCCTGTTCAGTATAATAGAAAAACCCAATACCCAGAAGTTAAAACACTATATAAGGGAACTGTTCCGTGATGAATATAATCGGAACAGCAGCAGTCCTGTACAGGACTATGAGAATGGCGAAAAAACAGAGATAGAAACCATAATTTCAGATGAATATTCACAACCTGACAATACAGAAAAAACGGAAATTCTCAGAAGAACACCGGAACACAAACGGCAGATGGATGAGACCACAGCAAACGATGACAGGTTTCCATTCCACTTTTCAACACGGGGTAAAATCCTGATTGCCGTGTCGCTTCTCTTTATTTCAATCTTTGTCATGTTCAGGTCTGCCGGCGATGACAAGGTGTTAATAGCTCCTGCACCTCCCAGGCCGCCGGAAAAAACCAGCCGAATTCGTATTTCTCCCCTGCCGAAGGAAACCATTGTCCGGGAGAAAAAAGAAGCGGCCAGAAAAAATACCATACAAGATCTCCTTAAAAAGGCAGGCCGAGCCTATGGACTCAAGCGGCTGACAAAACCAATAAATGATTCCGCTTACACTTACTTCAAAAAAGTACTGGAGCTTGATCCAGAAAATCATGAAGCCCATGATGGAATTCATGAAATAGGCAGACAATACCATGAGTTTGCCAAATTGGAACTGCAGGCGGGTAATTTTGAAAAAGCAACCGAATTTGTCCAAACCGGCCTTGTAATCATACCGGAAGACCGGGCTCTTCTGGCCACTCAGGTAAATATAAAGGAAAAGAAGAACCGCTTGCTGGCAGACTTTGAGATGAAGGCGTTGGAAGCCTTGGAGAAAAACAGGCTCTCTACCCCTGAAGGGGACTGTGCTTATAAATATTATTCTGATATTCTCAGGATAGATAAAGACAATCCAAGGGCACTGCAGGGATTGCGGACAATAAGTGACAGATATGCAGCCCAGGCGGAAAAAGCTCTTTTAAACCTCAATATGAAAAAGGCGAGATACTATATAAGACAGGGACTGCTTATCACCCCGGACCATAAGCTGCTGCTGGAACTGCAGGATGATCTGAAAAGAAGCAAGCCTGGAATATTTTTCAAAAGTCTCAAAAAAGACCTGGAAACTCTTCTAAAATAA
- a CDS encoding FHA domain-containing protein: MPIITLRFKDKEIRDYPVGVGQTCTIGRKSTNDIVIDNLAVSGFHARIESVVSTFILRDLESTNGTFVNKEKITVHNLRHRDVILIGKHELIFDRSDMKEQRGEDDPFQDDKTRILDTNEYRKLMKNEGQPIPSGEEGQEEEKKGFFAKLFKWMTG, from the coding sequence ATGCCAATAATTACGCTCAGGTTTAAGGATAAGGAAATTCGGGATTACCCGGTTGGAGTCGGTCAGACCTGCACCATAGGCCGGAAGTCAACCAATGACATAGTGATTGATAATCTTGCCGTTTCAGGTTTTCACGCAAGAATTGAATCTGTGGTATCAACTTTTATTCTGCGGGATCTGGAAAGTACCAACGGAACCTTTGTTAACAAGGAAAAAATTACCGTACACAACCTCAGGCACAGGGATGTTATTCTGATAGGAAAACATGAGTTGATTTTTGATCGTTCAGATATGAAGGAACAGAGAGGAGAAGACGATCCGTTCCAAGACGACAAGACAAGAATTCTTGATACGAATGAGTACAGGAAACTCATGAAAAATGAGGGTCAGCCAATTCCTTCAGGAGAAGAGGGACAGGAAGAAGAGAAAAAAGGTTTTTTTGCAAAATTATTCAAATGGATGACCGGCTGA
- a CDS encoding B12-binding domain-containing radical SAM protein: protein MEGIVFRNDSGRPCFSGYRKKLLDLDSLPFPAYEKLAGYPGVYKLPIFNYPRVPNGSCISSRGCPYACSYCDRSVFRRSFRYNSAEYLYEHVSWLNQRFGIRHINFYDDQFTFQRQRIIDFCRKMIDGSLKMTFNCAARAEHLDEELLHLMKGAGCWMISLGIETGDEDLLARHRQNPDLQMMRQKIEMIKKAGIRVKGLLMMGLPGETEQSILKSRRYVYSLPIDDFNLAKFTPFPGSPVYRQIKEQGELLGTFNEDWERMDCMQFQFVPKGIELERMEKLFIDFYKYHFMRNRVIWGYITMLWKSPDSWVRFLSGLRSFLRFAFTNRRMG from the coding sequence GTGGAAGGTATAGTCTTCCGGAACGATAGCGGGAGACCCTGTTTTAGCGGGTATAGAAAAAAACTCCTGGATCTTGATTCTCTGCCGTTTCCGGCCTATGAAAAACTTGCCGGTTACCCCGGAGTGTATAAACTGCCTATTTTCAATTATCCCAGGGTGCCGAACGGCAGCTGCATTTCGAGTCGGGGGTGTCCCTATGCCTGCAGTTATTGCGACAGATCAGTTTTCCGCAGGAGTTTTCGTTATAATTCCGCAGAGTATCTCTATGAACATGTTTCCTGGCTGAACCAACGATTCGGTATACGCCATATCAATTTTTATGACGACCAGTTCACTTTCCAGCGGCAGCGGATTATTGATTTCTGCAGGAAAATGATTGACGGGTCGCTGAAGATGACGTTCAACTGTGCAGCACGGGCAGAGCATCTTGATGAGGAACTGCTGCACCTGATGAAGGGCGCCGGATGCTGGATGATCAGCCTCGGTATTGAAACCGGGGACGAGGATCTTCTTGCCCGACACCGCCAGAACCCTGATCTGCAAATGATGAGGCAAAAGATAGAAATGATCAAGAAAGCCGGAATCAGGGTCAAGGGATTGCTGATGATGGGACTTCCCGGGGAGACGGAGCAGAGCATTCTCAAGAGTCGCAGGTATGTCTATTCTCTCCCCATTGACGATTTTAACCTGGCCAAGTTTACACCATTTCCCGGCTCACCCGTCTACCGGCAGATCAAGGAGCAGGGAGAATTACTGGGGACCTTCAATGAAGACTGGGAACGAATGGACTGCATGCAGTTCCAGTTTGTGCCGAAGGGAATTGAGCTGGAGAGAATGGAAAAGTTGTTTATCGATTTCTATAAATACCACTTCATGCGCAACAGGGTTATCTGGGGGTATATAACCATGTTGTGGAAATCCCCTGACAGTTGGGTGCGTTTTCTTTCCGGCCTTCGTTCGTTTCTTCGTTTTGCCTTTACAAACAGAAGAATGGGGTGA
- a CDS encoding cobalamin B12-binding domain-containing protein (Presence of a B(12) (cobalamin)-binding domain implies dependence on cobalamin itself, in one of its several forms, or in some unusual lineages, dependence on a cobalamin-like analog.) has translation MANIMPPLGLASISAFLSEGGIENDIIDCYAHPDSDGLIREYLLKHRPSHIGFSCTTSSFFDGVRLAEMAKELTPEITVVFGGVHVSAVKEDVLQEYPVIDFCVVGEGKRGCGSL, from the coding sequence ATGGCCAATATCATGCCGCCACTGGGGCTGGCCTCCATATCCGCATTTCTCAGTGAGGGAGGAATTGAAAACGATATTATCGACTGTTATGCCCATCCCGATTCGGATGGCCTGATCAGGGAATACCTGTTGAAACACAGGCCGTCCCATATCGGTTTTTCCTGTACAACCTCAAGTTTTTTTGATGGAGTCCGTCTGGCGGAAATGGCAAAAGAACTGACTCCGGAGATAACTGTTGTGTTCGGTGGAGTGCATGTTTCTGCTGTAAAAGAAGATGTTTTGCAGGAGTATCCGGTCATTGATTTCTGTGTCGTGGGAGAGGGGAAGAGGGGCTGCGGGAGCTTATAA